The following proteins are co-located in the Microbulbifer sp. VAAF005 genome:
- the rpmB gene encoding 50S ribosomal protein L28: MSKVCQVTGKRPVTGNNVSHAKNRTKRRFVPNLHSHRFWVESEKRFVKLRVSAKGMRVIDKKGIDAVLTELRARGEKV, from the coding sequence ATGTCCAAGGTATGTCAGGTAACCGGTAAGCGTCCGGTCACCGGAAACAATGTATCCCACGCTAAGAACCGCACCAAGCGTCGCTTCGTGCCGAACCTGCACAGCCACCGTTTCTGGGTTGAATCCGAGAAGCGTTTTGTGAAGCTGCGTGTTTCCGCGAAAGGTATGCGCGTTATCGATAAGAAAGGTATCGACGCTGTCTTGACTGAGCTGCGCGCCCGCGGCGAAAAAGTGTAA
- the ftsY gene encoding signal recognition particle-docking protein FtsY — translation MKPEAKKKEGFFARIRRGLSRTSNQFVEGMGNLFLGAKEIDEDLLEELETQLLMADVGVEATSEIVERLTERVSRRELADGDALYKALQQELADLLDSVDAPLEIDISKKPYVILVVGVNGVGKTTTIGKLAHRFLGEGKSVMLAAGDTFRAAAVEQLQVWGQRHDVPVVAQHTGADSASVIFDAVQSAQARGVDVVIADTAGRLHTKSNLMEELSKVRRVMGKLDPSAPHEVLLVLDAGTGQNAINQASQFREAAGVTGLVLTKLDGTAKGGVIFALARRFGIPVRFIGVGEQAEDLQPFRAREFVSALFGRDKA, via the coding sequence CTGAAACCGGAAGCCAAAAAGAAAGAGGGCTTCTTTGCGCGTATTCGTCGCGGCCTCAGCCGCACCAGCAACCAGTTTGTCGAGGGGATGGGAAACCTGTTCCTCGGGGCCAAGGAAATCGATGAAGATCTGCTGGAAGAACTTGAAACACAGCTGTTAATGGCAGATGTGGGAGTTGAGGCCACCAGCGAGATCGTCGAGCGCCTGACCGAACGGGTATCCCGTCGGGAACTGGCCGATGGCGATGCACTTTACAAGGCATTGCAGCAGGAGCTGGCTGACTTACTCGATAGTGTTGATGCTCCCCTGGAAATCGATATCAGCAAGAAGCCTTACGTCATTCTGGTAGTGGGCGTAAACGGTGTGGGTAAAACCACAACAATCGGCAAGCTGGCCCACCGCTTTCTCGGTGAAGGCAAGTCAGTGATGTTGGCTGCCGGTGATACATTCCGTGCCGCAGCAGTTGAGCAGCTGCAGGTTTGGGGGCAGCGCCACGATGTACCGGTTGTAGCGCAGCATACCGGTGCCGATAGTGCGTCAGTTATTTTCGATGCGGTTCAGTCTGCCCAGGCGCGCGGCGTTGATGTGGTAATTGCCGATACCGCCGGGCGCCTGCACACCAAATCCAACTTGATGGAGGAGTTGTCCAAGGTGCGCCGGGTGATGGGCAAGCTGGACCCCAGCGCGCCCCACGAGGTGCTGTTGGTACTGGATGCTGGCACTGGCCAAAATGCGATTAACCAGGCCTCTCAGTTCCGTGAGGCGGCCGGCGTTACTGGCTTGGTGCTGACCAAATTGGATGGTACTGCCAAAGGCGGCGTTATCTTTGCCCTGGCTCGTCGTTTCGGTATCCCGGTGCGCTTTATCGGTGTGGGTGAGCAGGCGGAAGATCTACAGCCATTCCGCGCTCGTGAGTTCGTATCCGCCCTGTTTGGCCGCGATAAGGCCTGA
- the radC gene encoding DNA repair protein RadC: MKIKDWPAGERPREKLLERGAEALSDAELLAIFLRVGLPGLSAVDLARGLLNDFGGLRPLLEAERDGFCRARGLGDAKFAQLQAALEMAKRHLAETIQHGSALCSPGAVRDYLAIQLRHRRREVFCCLYLDNQHRVIAFEELFEGTLNAANVYPREVVQQALLKGAAAVILAHNHPSGVSEPSQADIWITERLTQALELVDIKVLDHLIVGEGKALSFAEQGLM; this comes from the coding sequence ATGAAAATAAAAGATTGGCCCGCAGGCGAGAGGCCTCGGGAAAAGCTGTTGGAGAGAGGGGCTGAGGCTCTGTCGGATGCAGAGCTATTGGCAATTTTTCTGCGTGTGGGGCTCCCCGGCCTCTCAGCCGTGGATTTGGCCAGGGGGCTTCTCAATGATTTTGGCGGCTTGCGCCCTCTGCTGGAGGCTGAGCGAGACGGTTTCTGCCGCGCGCGAGGGCTCGGCGATGCCAAGTTTGCCCAGTTGCAGGCGGCGCTGGAAATGGCCAAGCGGCACTTGGCGGAAACCATACAGCACGGCAGCGCACTGTGCAGTCCCGGAGCTGTCAGGGATTACCTGGCAATCCAGCTTAGGCACCGGCGCAGGGAAGTGTTCTGCTGCCTTTACCTGGATAATCAACACCGGGTAATTGCTTTTGAGGAGTTGTTCGAGGGGACTCTGAATGCGGCGAATGTCTATCCGCGTGAAGTAGTACAGCAAGCGCTGCTGAAGGGAGCTGCGGCGGTTATTTTGGCGCACAACCACCCGTCTGGTGTCAGTGAGCCCAGCCAGGCAGATATCTGGATTACCGAGCGTTTAACCCAGGCGCTAGAGCTGGTGGATATCAAAGTTCTGGATCATTTGATCGTCGGTGAGGGCAAGGCGCTATCCTTTGCAGAGCAGGGATTGATGTAA
- a CDS encoding disulfide bond formation protein B has translation MMVFMVRRLDSLALLAVSIILWIALIMELAFHQHPCPLCLLQRVAFAMIGMGLMLNLRFSIRAEHYGVVILSCLAGLAAAVRQVLLHITPGDPGFGSPVFGLHLYTWSALIFFVLLIYCGVALMFGFKRRSFATREFTLIEKCIAISFFTVVLANFVAVLLECGLGPCTSGSFGYHWLWSRS, from the coding sequence ATGATGGTGTTTATGGTCAGGAGGCTGGATAGCTTGGCGCTGTTAGCGGTAAGCATAATCCTATGGATTGCCTTGATCATGGAGTTGGCATTTCATCAACACCCCTGCCCCCTCTGTCTTTTACAGCGTGTTGCCTTTGCCATGATTGGCATGGGATTAATGCTGAACCTGCGCTTTAGTATTCGTGCAGAGCATTACGGCGTTGTTATTCTTTCGTGTCTAGCCGGTCTCGCTGCTGCTGTCAGGCAGGTATTGCTGCATATCACCCCTGGCGATCCAGGGTTTGGTAGCCCAGTATTTGGCTTACATTTATACACTTGGTCTGCGCTGATTTTCTTTGTCTTACTGATCTACTGTGGCGTTGCATTAATGTTTGGTTTTAAGCGGCGAAGTTTTGCCACCAGAGAGTTCACTTTGATTGAAAAGTGCATTGCCATCTCGTTCTTTACTGTCGTGTTGGCCAATTTCGTCGCGGTTCTCCTCGAGTGCGGTTTGGGTCCCTGCACCAGTGGGTCATTTGGGTATCACTGGTTGTGGTCTCGAAGTTAG
- a CDS encoding amidohydrolase family protein: protein MRLACLLISLLLIACERAESPSPAASVEPAQHVLRNAYIYTVDPARSIASAMAIRDGRIVYVGTDRGAEALVGEGTKVTDLSGKMVLPGFIQQIPDVGISDSLDLSTYKTVEGYENSVRKFIQANPEKQLVVGSGWRHVIFAPHRPHKAILDQINDLIPIILFSEDGASVWTNSEGIAAAGIDMESNFSEGGRIEKDEDGLPIGIFHGREAVEVFSRLIPVNNEGEKPTRSFSEIKNIAAKRGVTTFFQAVMPLNDLNKYLSAFDRPLSSEKLSLRIRASFEIAMDVTGKKLRELQKVAEKYSSDDFKINSVSLKADKVGLGDQRDSGLSSELISRIITRANSHNFQFYLDAKRNKELAALQKLIQISLDGGRELGLRNTLLNISSDNAGSVLSADKEKPILLLSVAARSKVSPDDKSYLTESRKSNTEPRHIAVVMDSGYVAGREVSPIQNIHAGVSNQISLETMIEMFTFTGAVTNHLERDTGSLEVGKWADFIVLDKNLFLIPQRDIGSVRVIQTYYKGQKVYDRRR, encoded by the coding sequence ATGCGCCTGGCCTGCCTGCTCATTTCACTATTGTTAATTGCTTGTGAACGAGCTGAATCTCCCTCGCCGGCCGCCAGTGTTGAACCCGCCCAGCACGTTTTAAGGAATGCGTATATCTATACCGTCGACCCGGCCCGCAGTATTGCCTCGGCAATGGCTATCCGCGATGGGCGCATTGTTTATGTGGGTACAGATCGGGGGGCAGAAGCCCTTGTAGGAGAGGGAACAAAGGTCACTGATCTCAGTGGAAAAATGGTATTGCCCGGTTTTATTCAGCAAATACCTGATGTTGGTATCAGTGACAGTTTGGATTTATCCACATATAAAACTGTAGAGGGGTATGAGAATAGCGTTCGTAAATTTATTCAGGCCAACCCCGAGAAGCAGCTTGTCGTCGGCAGCGGCTGGCGTCATGTTATTTTTGCACCACACAGACCACATAAAGCAATATTGGATCAAATAAATGATTTGATCCCCATTATTCTTTTCTCAGAAGATGGCGCCAGTGTATGGACTAACTCTGAAGGTATTGCCGCAGCTGGGATTGATATGGAGTCTAATTTTTCTGAGGGCGGTAGGATCGAAAAAGATGAAGATGGTCTTCCCATCGGTATTTTTCATGGTCGTGAGGCGGTGGAGGTTTTTTCCCGTCTGATACCCGTAAATAATGAGGGGGAAAAACCAACTCGAAGTTTTTCAGAGATTAAGAATATTGCGGCCAAGAGAGGCGTAACTACTTTTTTTCAGGCTGTAATGCCGCTCAATGATTTAAATAAATATCTCAGCGCCTTCGATCGCCCACTATCGTCAGAGAAATTGAGTTTGCGTATCCGAGCATCCTTTGAAATAGCGATGGATGTCACTGGTAAGAAACTTAGAGAATTGCAGAAGGTTGCAGAAAAGTATTCCAGTGATGATTTCAAGATCAATTCGGTCAGCTTGAAAGCTGACAAGGTAGGTTTAGGTGATCAACGTGATTCAGGCCTATCGAGTGAACTTATTTCCAGGATAATTACTCGTGCTAATTCACATAATTTCCAGTTTTACCTGGATGCTAAGCGTAATAAAGAGTTGGCAGCTCTACAAAAGCTCATACAGATATCCCTGGATGGTGGCAGGGAGTTGGGATTGCGTAACACCCTGCTTAATATTAGTTCGGATAATGCTGGGAGTGTATTGTCAGCTGATAAGGAAAAACCGATTTTATTGCTGTCAGTAGCAGCGCGCTCAAAAGTTTCTCCAGATGATAAAAGTTACTTAACTGAAAGTCGAAAATCTAATACAGAGCCTCGTCATATAGCCGTGGTTATGGACTCGGGATATGTTGCCGGGCGAGAGGTGTCACCAATCCAGAACATCCATGCTGGAGTCAGTAACCAGATATCATTGGAGACAATGATTGAAATGTTCACTTTTACCGGTGCTGTTACGAATCACCTGGAGCGGGATACCGGTAGTTTGGAGGTGGGAAAGTGGGCGGACTTTATTGTTTTGGACAAAAACCTGTTTTTAATTCCGCAGCGAGATATTGGTAGTGTCCGGGTGATACAGACTTATTACAAAGGTCAGAAAGTCTATGACCGCAGGCGCTAA
- the rsmD gene encoding 16S rRNA (guanine(966)-N(2))-methyltransferase RsmD — translation MARSSSRKQSPQNLSQLRIIGGQWRGRKLQFAPVEGLRPTGDRLREVLFNWLQFYLPDARCLDLFAGSGALGLEALSRGAGSVDFVELNTRAARTLAEQLKQLNAREAKVHNCSAEEFLGSNGSKYDLVFIDPPFADNLWQATLGALSGHLSQDALIYVETPRDTVVASIPGWEQEKEKRAGQVCMRLFRRAGPAG, via the coding sequence TTGGCCAGAAGTTCATCCCGAAAGCAAAGCCCGCAAAACCTTTCACAGTTACGCATCATTGGCGGACAGTGGCGCGGGCGAAAATTACAGTTTGCCCCAGTGGAGGGCTTGAGACCTACCGGCGACCGACTGCGGGAGGTTCTGTTTAACTGGCTACAGTTCTACCTGCCCGACGCCCGCTGCCTGGACCTCTTTGCCGGTTCAGGAGCCCTGGGTCTGGAGGCGCTATCCCGAGGCGCCGGCTCGGTAGATTTTGTCGAGCTGAATACTCGCGCTGCGCGAACCCTGGCGGAACAGTTAAAACAGTTAAATGCCCGGGAAGCCAAAGTCCATAACTGTAGTGCAGAAGAGTTCCTCGGAAGTAATGGAAGTAAATACGACCTCGTATTTATCGATCCCCCTTTTGCCGACAATCTTTGGCAGGCAACTCTAGGCGCCCTGTCCGGCCATCTTTCGCAGGATGCATTAATCTATGTGGAAACACCGCGAGACACAGTGGTTGCATCAATACCAGGCTGGGAACAGGAAAAAGAAAAACGTGCGGGACAGGTGTGTATGCGCTTGTTTCGTCGCGCTGGCCCGGCAGGTTAG
- the coaD gene encoding pantetheine-phosphate adenylyltransferase: MKKVVYPGTFDPITNGHLDLVERACRLFDHVIVAVAASNRKNPLFTLEERVELSQKVLGHLPNVEVIGFDILLADLVRQVDAYGVLRGLRAVSDFEYEFQLANMNRQLAPNMESLFLTPAEHLSYISSSLVREIASLGGDVTKFVPAAVQSALEEKFR; encoded by the coding sequence ATGAAAAAAGTCGTCTATCCCGGAACCTTCGATCCCATCACCAATGGTCACTTGGACTTGGTGGAGCGCGCATGCCGCTTGTTTGACCACGTTATCGTGGCTGTGGCTGCCAGCAATCGCAAAAACCCCCTGTTCACCTTAGAGGAGCGGGTAGAACTTTCACAAAAAGTTCTCGGTCACCTGCCCAATGTCGAAGTCATTGGGTTTGATATCCTGCTCGCCGACCTGGTGCGCCAAGTAGATGCTTATGGCGTACTGCGCGGTCTGCGCGCGGTGTCCGACTTTGAATACGAGTTCCAGCTGGCCAATATGAACCGCCAGTTAGCGCCCAATATGGAAAGCCTGTTCCTGACACCGGCAGAACATTTGTCCTACATTTCATCCTCTTTAGTACGTGAAATTGCCTCCCTGGGCGGCGATGTCACCAAGTTTGTTCCGGCTGCTGTACAAAGCGCGCTGGAAGAGAAATTTCGTTAA
- the ftsE gene encoding cell division ATP-binding protein FtsE: MITFDNVNKRYASGQDALVRVSLEIPRGDMVFLTGHSGAGKSTLLRLLTAIERPTKGSILVAGQNLNRLRNGQIPYYRRNLGIVFQNHQLLFDRSVFDNIALPLSVAGCNKREVGRRVRAALDKVGLLHKEKQNPIMLSGGEQQRVGIARAVVNKPAILVADEPTGNLDPTLSQEIMQLFADFNAVGVTVLVASHDLELIARMRRRVLTLQAGQLIYDGVPSREVHPS; encoded by the coding sequence GTGATCACTTTCGATAATGTGAACAAGCGTTACGCATCGGGGCAGGATGCCCTGGTGCGAGTCAGCCTGGAAATCCCCCGTGGCGATATGGTGTTTCTAACCGGTCACTCCGGTGCGGGTAAAAGTACTTTGCTGAGACTCCTGACCGCGATTGAACGCCCTACTAAGGGCAGTATTCTTGTCGCCGGACAGAATCTCAACCGCCTGCGCAATGGCCAGATCCCCTACTACCGCCGCAATCTGGGTATTGTCTTCCAGAATCACCAGCTGCTATTTGACCGCAGCGTTTTTGACAATATTGCCCTGCCCTTGTCTGTTGCTGGTTGCAATAAGCGCGAGGTGGGGCGTCGGGTTCGCGCAGCCCTGGATAAGGTTGGCTTGCTGCACAAGGAAAAGCAAAATCCCATTATGTTGTCTGGTGGTGAGCAGCAGCGGGTTGGGATTGCCCGCGCAGTCGTTAACAAGCCCGCGATATTGGTTGCCGATGAGCCCACCGGCAACCTGGACCCAACACTCTCGCAGGAAATCATGCAGTTATTCGCCGACTTTAACGCAGTGGGAGTTACGGTGCTGGTGGCGAGCCACGACTTGGAACTGATTGCACGGATGCGCCGACGGGTATTGACCCTACAGGCTGGCCAACTGATATACGACGGAGTTCCGAGCCGTGAAGTACACCCAAGCTAA
- a CDS encoding DUF5993 family protein, translated as MILPFLTVTLSIWAVWNGRRRSAMGWWLLTLLIFIMWCGYHMTRALSLSF; from the coding sequence ATGATATTGCCTTTTCTTACGGTCACCCTGTCGATTTGGGCCGTTTGGAACGGTCGTCGCCGCTCCGCAATGGGCTGGTGGTTGTTGACCCTGCTGATCTTCATTATGTGGTGTGGATATCATATGACGCGAGCATTGTCGCTGTCTTTCTAG
- the mutM gene encoding bifunctional DNA-formamidopyrimidine glycosylase/DNA-(apurinic or apyrimidinic site) lyase: MPELPEVETTLRGLQPHLEGHKIRSAKVRQHQLRWPVEADFERRIRNARILKLERRAKYLLVHTDKGCAIWHLGMSGSLRMVEAARAPEKHDHIDWRLDSGLTLRYRDPRRFGALLWTVADPLTHDLLSHLGPEPLSEEFSGDYLFETSRKRKQSVKTFIMDGRIVVGVGNIYASESLFLAGIRPDRQAGSISKVRYQRLAESIKQVLSQAIAQGGTTLRDFIGGDGKPGYFAQQLNVYGRAGEPCPSCGRAVKDMVLGQRNTFFCSSCQR, translated from the coding sequence ATGCCAGAGCTCCCAGAAGTAGAAACCACTCTCAGAGGCCTGCAACCTCACCTGGAGGGGCACAAAATTCGCTCCGCAAAAGTGCGCCAGCATCAATTGCGCTGGCCCGTGGAGGCAGACTTTGAGCGCCGTATCCGCAATGCTCGGATACTGAAGCTGGAGCGCCGGGCCAAATACCTACTGGTGCATACTGACAAGGGCTGCGCTATCTGGCACCTGGGGATGTCTGGCAGCTTGCGTATGGTCGAGGCTGCACGGGCACCGGAAAAGCATGATCATATCGACTGGCGCCTGGATAGTGGTCTCACACTGCGTTACCGCGACCCGCGCCGTTTTGGTGCCCTACTGTGGACGGTAGCGGACCCTCTGACCCACGACTTACTCAGCCACCTGGGCCCAGAGCCTCTCTCGGAAGAATTTAGTGGTGACTATCTGTTCGAGACTTCGCGCAAGCGCAAGCAATCGGTCAAAACCTTTATCATGGATGGCCGTATCGTTGTGGGGGTGGGCAATATTTACGCCAGTGAATCTCTTTTCCTGGCGGGCATTCGCCCAGATCGACAGGCCGGTTCTATTTCCAAAGTCCGATACCAGCGCTTGGCTGAGTCCATAAAGCAGGTTCTCAGTCAGGCGATCGCCCAAGGTGGGACTACCTTGCGGGACTTTATCGGCGGCGATGGAAAACCAGGTTATTTCGCCCAACAACTAAATGTTTATGGCCGTGCGGGTGAGCCCTGTCCCTCTTGTGGCCGAGCAGTTAAAGATATGGTATTGGGTCAGAGAAATACCTTTTTCTGCTCTAGCTGCCAACGTTAA
- the ggt gene encoding gamma-glutamyltransferase: MRNFLAAFALVLSPAFAFADEPQPEFDTGRTAVKSSTANFYMAVTANPHASRAAEQILARGGSAVDAAIAAQMVLGLVEPQSSGIGGGAFMLSYDAAAKKLKYYDGRETAPSQVDENYFIRDNKPRSFFESVIGGYSVGVPGVVRMLEMAHERDGKLPWEQLFQPAIHLAKSGFQISPRLHQLLLRMPKVAARPEIASYFFNSDGKPLPVGHNLKNPAYAEALEAIAQGGADAFYHGDIAKAIVKAVRYDSANPGLLSLEDMVSYRAKERQPLCSEFLEYRVCGADAPSSGGTTVGGILGMLQQFPLERFEPGSDLLTHLFIEASELAFADRNTYSGDSDFVQVPSKSLVSRDYLARRAQLIDPDSATAATPGTPAELGGKRVMAQSPELPNTSHLVIVDRYGNGVSMTTSIETGFGSRLMVKGFLLNNQLTDFSFTPNNSSGERVANRIQARKRPRSSMSPTIVFNKDGSMRLLVGSPGGSRIIDYTARTILYHLGLNMPIAEAISAGNIGAIGKRVELEPGFFSSDTIEKLEARGHEVVERGLNSGIHAIALQNNKLYGGADPRREGSAQGR, from the coding sequence GTGCGCAACTTTCTCGCCGCCTTTGCACTGGTTCTGAGTCCCGCTTTCGCTTTTGCCGATGAACCACAACCGGAGTTTGATACCGGTCGCACTGCCGTTAAGTCCTCAACGGCCAACTTCTATATGGCAGTCACTGCCAACCCCCATGCCAGCCGGGCTGCCGAGCAGATTCTCGCCCGGGGCGGCAGCGCTGTGGACGCCGCCATTGCCGCTCAGATGGTATTGGGATTGGTAGAACCACAATCCTCCGGGATTGGTGGCGGGGCATTTATGCTCAGCTATGACGCTGCGGCAAAGAAGCTCAAGTACTACGACGGGCGCGAGACAGCCCCCTCTCAGGTAGACGAAAATTACTTTATCCGCGACAACAAGCCGCGTTCATTTTTTGAGTCTGTAATCGGCGGCTACTCGGTCGGCGTTCCCGGTGTTGTGCGAATGCTGGAAATGGCTCACGAGCGCGATGGCAAGTTACCCTGGGAGCAGTTATTTCAGCCGGCCATACACCTGGCCAAATCCGGCTTTCAGATATCACCGCGCCTTCACCAGCTGTTACTGCGCATGCCGAAGGTGGCTGCTCGACCGGAAATTGCCAGCTACTTCTTCAACAGTGATGGCAAGCCCCTGCCGGTGGGTCACAACTTGAAGAATCCAGCTTACGCGGAAGCCCTGGAGGCCATTGCCCAGGGCGGTGCGGATGCCTTCTATCACGGCGACATTGCCAAGGCTATCGTCAAAGCTGTGCGCTATGACAGTGCCAACCCAGGGCTCCTGAGCCTCGAAGATATGGTTAGCTACCGGGCCAAGGAGCGCCAGCCCCTGTGTTCGGAGTTTCTCGAATATCGTGTGTGCGGTGCGGATGCCCCGTCGTCCGGAGGTACCACAGTAGGCGGCATTCTGGGCATGCTGCAACAATTCCCACTGGAGCGCTTCGAGCCTGGCAGTGATCTGCTCACCCACTTATTTATCGAAGCTTCGGAACTGGCATTTGCCGATCGCAACACCTACTCCGGTGATTCCGACTTTGTCCAAGTACCCAGTAAATCACTGGTGTCCAGGGATTATTTGGCTCGCCGCGCGCAGTTAATCGACCCGGACTCTGCCACAGCTGCGACTCCGGGTACCCCAGCCGAACTCGGGGGGAAGCGGGTGATGGCCCAGTCGCCAGAGTTGCCCAACACCAGTCATTTAGTGATTGTCGACCGCTACGGTAATGGTGTCAGTATGACGACCAGTATTGAAACCGGCTTCGGGTCGCGCCTGATGGTGAAGGGCTTCCTGCTCAACAACCAGCTCACCGATTTTTCCTTCACTCCAAATAACAGTAGTGGGGAGCGGGTGGCCAACCGCATTCAAGCGCGCAAGAGACCACGCTCTTCCATGTCCCCCACCATCGTTTTCAATAAAGATGGCAGCATGCGCCTTCTGGTGGGTTCCCCCGGCGGCTCACGAATTATTGACTACACCGCGCGCACCATTCTCTACCATCTGGGCTTGAATATGCCGATTGCCGAAGCGATTTCTGCGGGAAATATCGGTGCAATCGGTAAGAGGGTCGAATTGGAGCCCGGCTTTTTCAGCTCCGATACTATCGAGAAACTCGAAGCCCGTGGGCACGAGGTTGTCGAAAGGGGCCTCAACAGTGGTATCCATGCAATCGCTTTGCAAAATAACAAGCTGTACGGGGGAGCCGACCCCCGCCGCGAGGGCAGCGCCCAAGGGCGTTAA
- the ftsX gene encoding permease-like cell division protein FtsX, whose amino-acid sequence MKYTQAKAQRQANPAADKRVRSTGAVVAQTGLGDRWNSWLGHHREMAADSVSRFFSAPMASAMTALVIAIALALPAALQLGLLNFQRAVAGWDGQPQISVFLHKDARQAAVNSLADKLRSDPAIAEVTYVSPEDALAEFEQASGLGDVLVGLDANPLPAVLLLRPRDAKDGDKLQALVENLRAQALTDSVVLDLAWVQRLAQITELGQRLSAGLALLLALGVVLVVINTIRLHIESRREEILVVKLVGGTNAFVRRPFLYSGICYGLFGGLLAWLLLAGGVAMLSGPVESLSSSYGSSFELRGPGASYFFQLTLGASSLGLLGAWLAVARHTRKIEPR is encoded by the coding sequence GTGAAGTACACCCAAGCTAAAGCGCAACGGCAGGCCAACCCTGCCGCAGACAAACGTGTGCGCAGCACCGGCGCTGTTGTTGCACAAACAGGGTTGGGCGATCGATGGAATAGCTGGTTGGGGCATCACCGTGAGATGGCCGCCGACTCTGTCAGTCGATTTTTTAGCGCACCCATGGCCAGTGCAATGACGGCGCTGGTGATTGCTATTGCCCTGGCCCTGCCGGCGGCATTGCAATTGGGCCTGTTGAATTTCCAGCGCGCGGTGGCTGGTTGGGATGGGCAGCCACAAATTTCTGTTTTTCTACACAAAGATGCGAGACAGGCTGCGGTTAATTCCCTGGCCGACAAATTGCGCAGTGACCCCGCTATCGCGGAGGTAACTTATGTCTCCCCGGAAGATGCCCTGGCAGAGTTTGAACAGGCCTCGGGGCTTGGGGATGTATTGGTTGGCCTGGATGCCAACCCCCTGCCGGCAGTGCTGTTGCTGCGGCCAAGGGATGCGAAGGACGGCGATAAACTTCAGGCTTTGGTGGAGAACCTGAGAGCCCAGGCACTGACGGATTCAGTGGTCTTGGATCTCGCCTGGGTCCAGCGCCTCGCCCAGATCACCGAACTGGGGCAGCGTCTCTCCGCAGGTCTAGCCCTGTTATTGGCACTGGGAGTGGTATTGGTGGTGATCAATACCATACGACTGCATATCGAAAGTCGTCGGGAGGAGATCCTGGTAGTAAAGCTCGTTGGCGGCACTAATGCGTTTGTGCGACGGCCGTTCCTTTACAGTGGCATTTGTTATGGACTATTTGGCGGGCTGTTGGCGTGGCTGTTGCTTGCAGGTGGTGTGGCTATGTTGTCTGGTCCAGTTGAGAGTCTGTCATCAAGTTATGGCAGTAGCTTCGAACTGAGAGGGCCGGGCGCCAGTTACTTCTTTCAATTAACTTTGGGGGCCTCCTCTCTGGGCCTATTAGGGGCTTGGCTTGCGGTAGCGCGACACACTCGCAAGATAGAACCCCGCTGA
- the rpmG gene encoding 50S ribosomal protein L33, whose protein sequence is MREKIRLNSSAGTGHFYTTTKNKRNMPEKMEIKKYDPVVRKHVMYKEGKIK, encoded by the coding sequence ATGCGTGAGAAGATTCGTCTGAATTCCAGCGCCGGTACTGGCCACTTCTACACCACTACCAAAAACAAGCGCAACATGCCTGAGAAAATGGAGATCAAAAAGTACGATCCCGTTGTACGCAAGCATGTAATGTACAAGGAAGGCAAAATCAAGTAA